A stretch of [Clostridium] scindens DNA encodes these proteins:
- a CDS encoding HAD family hydrolase, giving the protein MLQTKMLEDVEAIIFDMDGTLIDSMWIWPSIDDDYLAKYHLTKTDSFHEDMEGMSYTEVAQFFLDTFPELDLTLEEVMDEWMDMAYDKYMTQVELKEGVRDFILEMRRQGKKIGIATSNARKLVDDTLRALEVEELFDSVRSACEVAAGKPSPDVYLLVAKEMGVCPENCLVFEDVPMGILAGKNAGMRVCAVDDDFSRPQEEKKKKLADYYIQDYYDIKKETYEVL; this is encoded by the coding sequence ATGTTGCAGACGAAAATGCTTGAAGATGTGGAAGCGATTATATTTGATATGGATGGAACTCTGATTGATTCGATGTGGATCTGGCCTTCCATAGACGACGACTATCTGGCAAAGTATCATTTGACAAAGACCGACAGTTTCCATGAAGATATGGAAGGTATGAGTTATACGGAGGTGGCCCAGTTTTTCCTGGACACATTTCCGGAACTTGACCTCACCCTGGAGGAAGTGATGGATGAATGGATGGATATGGCGTATGATAAATATATGACCCAGGTAGAACTTAAGGAAGGCGTTCGTGATTTTATCCTGGAGATGAGAAGACAGGGAAAGAAAATCGGGATTGCCACTAGCAATGCCAGGAAACTGGTGGATGACACGCTTCGGGCCCTGGAGGTAGAAGAACTGTTTGACTCGGTGAGAAGCGCCTGCGAAGTGGCTGCGGGAAAGCCTTCTCCGGATGTCTACCTTCTGGTGGCGAAAGAGATGGGCGTATGCCCGGAAAACTGCCTGGTGTTCGAGGATGTTCCCATGGGCATTCTGGCCGGGAAAAATGCCGGTATGAGAGTATGCGCGGTGGATGACGACTTTTCCAGGCCCCAGGAGGAGAAAAAGAAGAAACTGGCGGATTACTACATACAGGATTATTATGACATCAAGAAAGAGACTTACGAGGTATTATGA
- a CDS encoding pseudouridine synthase, producing MIRLDKYLADMGIGTRQEVKRYIRQGRVSIDGNPAKSPETKIEEKARKITFDGREVDYADYEYYMLNKPSGVVSATEDARCTTVVDLIRDKKRKDLFPVGRLDKDTEGLLLITNDGQLSHRLLSPRKHVDKTYYAQVAGRVTKEDAEAFREGVNIGTEEKEEWTRPGVLEILKSEEVSEIRLTIQEGKYHQVKRMFQAVGKEVLYLRRESMGSLKLDETLKPGEYRPLTKKELEDVADENA from the coding sequence ATGATACGTCTGGATAAGTATCTGGCGGATATGGGAATCGGAACCCGCCAGGAAGTAAAAAGATACATCCGTCAGGGACGGGTGAGCATTGACGGCAATCCTGCCAAGTCGCCGGAGACGAAAATAGAGGAAAAGGCGCGCAAGATAACCTTTGACGGCAGAGAAGTGGATTATGCGGACTATGAGTATTATATGCTAAATAAGCCGTCCGGCGTCGTGTCTGCCACGGAAGACGCAAGATGTACGACGGTCGTCGATCTGATCCGGGATAAGAAGCGAAAAGACCTCTTCCCGGTTGGCCGGCTCGACAAGGACACGGAGGGGCTGCTTCTTATCACGAATGACGGACAGCTTTCCCATCGGCTGCTGTCGCCCAGGAAGCATGTGGACAAGACTTACTACGCGCAGGTGGCCGGGCGGGTCACGAAGGAGGACGCAGAAGCCTTCCGTGAGGGCGTCAATATAGGAACCGAAGAGAAAGAAGAATGGACCAGGCCGGGCGTGCTGGAGATTCTAAAGAGTGAGGAAGTATCAGAGATCCGCCTCACTATCCAGGAGGGGAAGTACCATCAGGTGAAGCGTATGTTCCAGGCCGTGGGCAAGGAAGTCCTCTACCTGAGGCGGGAATCAATGGGCAGCCTGAAACTGGATGAGACGCTTAAGCCGGGGGAATACCGGCCGCTTACGAAGAAGGAGTTAGAAGATGTTGCAGACGAAAATGCTTGA
- a CDS encoding RsmF rRNA methyltransferase first C-terminal domain-containing protein, whose amino-acid sequence MNLPSAFEEKMRGLLQEEFDEYIACYEEPRYYGLRVNTAKITVEEFERICPFEITPIPWIENGFYYDGENVAPAKHPYYFAGLYYLQEPSAMTPASRLPVEPGDKVLDVCAAPGGKATELGARLKGQGILVANDISSSRAKGLLKNMEVFGIGNMLVLSEEPGRLEQYFPEYFDKILIDAPCSGEGMFRKDKKMVKAWEEHGPEFFSNIQKNIILQAARMLKPGGMMLYSTCTFDGRENERIIEHLREACPEFQILKISPYSGFCQGMPQCAKNNDPELAKTVRIFPHRMKGEGHYLALLRKGEAQKKAPEELRKKNTRKMPEELEQFFRDVSWNLETQRLDIRGERVYYMPEGLPDVRGIRFLRTGLLLGELKKNRFEPSQALAMCLKKSEYAHCIDLPAEDERVRRYLKGETLELADMTLPISKGWCLVCVDGYPLGWGKLAGGALKNKYLPGWRLC is encoded by the coding sequence ATGAATCTACCCAGCGCATTCGAGGAAAAGATGAGAGGACTCTTGCAAGAAGAGTTTGATGAATATATAGCTTGTTACGAGGAGCCAAGATACTATGGCCTGCGGGTTAATACAGCCAAGATAACGGTGGAAGAATTTGAACGGATCTGCCCTTTTGAGATAACGCCGATTCCATGGATTGAGAATGGATTCTATTATGACGGAGAGAACGTGGCGCCGGCGAAGCATCCATACTACTTTGCGGGGCTTTACTATCTGCAGGAGCCAAGCGCCATGACGCCGGCCAGCCGTCTTCCGGTGGAGCCGGGAGACAAGGTGCTGGACGTGTGCGCCGCGCCGGGAGGCAAGGCGACGGAACTGGGAGCAAGACTAAAGGGCCAGGGGATATTGGTTGCCAATGATATCAGCAGTTCCAGGGCTAAGGGACTTCTTAAGAACATGGAAGTTTTTGGGATTGGCAATATGCTGGTGCTAAGTGAAGAGCCGGGAAGGCTTGAACAGTATTTCCCGGAGTATTTTGACAAGATCCTGATTGATGCCCCCTGCTCGGGAGAGGGGATGTTCCGCAAGGATAAGAAGATGGTGAAGGCTTGGGAAGAGCATGGGCCGGAGTTCTTCAGCAACATTCAGAAGAATATCATCCTCCAGGCAGCACGGATGCTAAAGCCCGGGGGCATGATGCTGTACTCCACCTGCACCTTTGATGGCAGGGAGAATGAGCGGATCATAGAGCACCTTAGGGAGGCCTGTCCCGAATTCCAGATTCTGAAGATCAGCCCTTATTCCGGCTTCTGCCAGGGAATGCCACAGTGCGCTAAGAACAATGATCCGGAACTTGCGAAGACGGTGCGGATCTTTCCGCACAGAATGAAGGGGGAGGGACATTACCTGGCGCTTCTGAGAAAAGGCGAGGCGCAGAAGAAAGCGCCGGAAGAATTAAGAAAGAAGAACACCCGGAAGATGCCGGAAGAGTTGGAGCAATTCTTTCGTGACGTATCCTGGAATCTGGAAACGCAAAGGCTGGATATCCGGGGAGAACGGGTTTATTATATGCCGGAAGGACTTCCGGATGTGCGGGGAATCCGTTTCCTGCGAACCGGCCTTCTTCTGGGCGAATTGAAAAAGAACCGGTTTGAGCCAAGCCAGGCGCTGGCTATGTGCCTGAAAAAGAGCGAGTATGCCCATTGCATTGATCTTCCGGCAGAAGACGAACGGGTACGAAGGTATCTGAAAGGCGAGACCCTGGAACTTGCTGACATGACGCTGCCCATCAGCAAGGGATGGTGCCTGGTATGCGTGGACGGATATCCCTTAGGCTGGGGCAAGCTTGCCGGAGGAGCATTGAAGAATAAGTACCTGCCGGGATGGAGGCTATGCTGA
- a CDS encoding M23 family metallopeptidase: protein MNQKTPGRILLAILLLALFTVLGTDYLKELSHYNTLQKKTIEDEEYRREFFCDAMRKHEGLLSEACRKMLSNVENEVTYFPIPESTVDKSLKVSYVDSWMGERKYKGTSGHEGTDIMALKNERGVYPVLSMTDGTITNLGWLEKGGYRIGVTADSGTYYYYAHLDSYANIQKGDRVKAGQLLGYMGDTGYGEEGTKGKFDVHLHVGIYSYEEGREVSVNPYYVLLYLENKKLKYAYS from the coding sequence ATGAATCAGAAAACACCGGGAAGAATTCTGCTGGCCATATTGCTGCTGGCCTTATTTACAGTACTCGGAACCGACTATTTGAAGGAACTGAGCCATTACAATACCCTCCAGAAAAAGACGATAGAGGACGAAGAATATCGGAGGGAATTCTTTTGCGATGCTATGAGAAAGCACGAAGGCCTTCTGTCTGAAGCGTGCAGAAAGATGCTCTCTAATGTGGAAAACGAAGTGACTTATTTCCCAATCCCCGAATCCACTGTGGATAAGTCGCTGAAAGTCTCCTATGTTGACAGCTGGATGGGAGAACGGAAATATAAAGGAACCAGCGGGCATGAAGGGACGGATATTATGGCATTGAAGAACGAAAGAGGCGTCTATCCTGTGCTCAGTATGACGGACGGAACAATTACAAACCTGGGCTGGCTGGAGAAAGGCGGGTACCGGATCGGCGTGACGGCAGATAGTGGTACTTATTATTACTACGCACATTTGGATTCCTATGCGAACATCCAGAAAGGGGACCGGGTGAAGGCCGGACAGCTGCTGGGCTATATGGGGGATACCGGATATGGGGAAGAGGGGACGAAGGGCAAATTTGACGTGCATCTCCATGTGGGAATCTATTCTTATGAAGAAGGCAGGGAAGTCAGCGTAAATCCTTACTATGTGCTGCTGTATCTGGAAAATAAGAAATTAAAGTATGCATATTCCTAG
- a CDS encoding aminoacyl-histidine dipeptidase, whose amino-acid sequence MAVLEKVEPEKVFRFFEDLSRIPHGTFDTRRISDHCVAFAKERGLEVIQDKVGNVIIKKPGTPGYEDSKPIILQGHLDMVCEKKPGSVHDFTKDALELYVEDGFVKAKDTTLGGDDCIAVAMVMAVLDSSDIAHPPIEALFTIDEEVGMTGAKAVDWSLLKGRTLINIDSEEEGILTTGCAGGIQYETRLPIHREKKSGSLITVKIHGLKGGHSGAEIHKQRGNAHKMMGRLLYRITKEIPADLVEINGGTKDNVIAMESVAEILVPESQAEKAMGMIRELAGIWNDEFLNDEPDLAVDMKVSHDSTVDVCDQYSTDRIVAYLEICPDGLQGFNRSLKGVVESSLNIGIVETASDYIRTVHLIRSSVESRKTQLFEQVEQCVKALGGTGTITSEYPAWQFNPDSRLRRIMEDTYEELYGVKPAISTMHAGLECGLFVGQQPDLDCVSVGPNIPDVHSFRERLDIESTGRTWEYLKKILENCR is encoded by the coding sequence ATGGCAGTATTAGAGAAGGTAGAACCTGAAAAAGTATTTCGATTTTTTGAAGATTTGTCCAGGATTCCCCATGGCACTTTCGATACACGGCGAATCAGCGACCATTGCGTAGCATTTGCGAAGGAAAGAGGCCTGGAGGTGATTCAGGACAAAGTGGGAAATGTCATAATCAAGAAGCCGGGGACGCCGGGATACGAGGACTCAAAGCCAATAATCCTCCAGGGGCATCTGGACATGGTTTGTGAGAAAAAGCCGGGATCTGTCCACGATTTTACAAAAGACGCCCTTGAATTATATGTGGAAGACGGCTTTGTAAAGGCCAAAGACACTACGCTTGGCGGAGATGACTGTATAGCGGTGGCGATGGTTATGGCAGTGCTTGACAGCAGCGATATTGCGCATCCTCCGATCGAGGCCCTGTTCACCATCGACGAGGAAGTGGGGATGACAGGGGCAAAAGCGGTGGACTGGTCATTGCTTAAAGGACGGACGCTGATCAATATCGATTCGGAGGAAGAGGGGATCCTTACGACGGGATGCGCAGGCGGTATCCAATATGAGACAAGGCTTCCTATCCACAGGGAGAAGAAGTCCGGCAGCCTGATCACCGTCAAGATCCATGGCCTAAAGGGCGGCCATTCAGGCGCGGAGATCCACAAACAGCGTGGAAATGCCCACAAGATGATGGGGCGGCTTTTATACCGTATTACCAAGGAGATTCCTGCGGATCTGGTGGAGATTAATGGCGGTACCAAGGACAATGTGATTGCCATGGAGTCTGTGGCAGAGATCCTTGTTCCAGAATCCCAGGCGGAAAAGGCGATGGGCATGATTCGCGAGCTGGCCGGGATCTGGAATGACGAATTCTTGAATGACGAGCCTGATCTGGCGGTGGACATGAAGGTATCCCATGATTCTACGGTGGACGTGTGCGACCAGTATTCTACGGATCGGATCGTGGCTTACCTGGAAATTTGTCCAGACGGCCTGCAGGGATTCAACCGCAGCCTCAAAGGAGTGGTAGAGTCTTCGCTGAATATCGGCATTGTGGAGACGGCATCCGATTATATCAGAACCGTGCATTTGATCAGAAGTTCCGTGGAAAGCAGGAAGACCCAGCTCTTCGAGCAGGTGGAGCAGTGCGTGAAGGCGCTTGGAGGTACGGGAACGATCACCTCGGAGTATCCCGCATGGCAGTTTAATCCGGATTCGAGGCTTCGAAGGATTATGGAAGATACATATGAAGAACTGTATGGCGTTAAGCCGGCTATATCAACCATGCATGCAGGACTGGAATGCGGATTGTTCGTAGGACAGCAGCCAGATCTGGACTGCGTATCCGTAGGACCGAATATCCCGGATGTCCATTCCTTCCGGGAAAGGCTGGATATTGAGTCTACCGGACGTACCTGGGAATATTTGAAAAAAATTCTTGAAAATTGCAGATAA
- a CDS encoding nucleoside recognition domain-containing protein: MKRYFTSLCVIALFVLMLLFPQPVFKGASSGLLLWFNVILPTLLPFMIISNLLIGTRAIDAISKVFGPVMCRLFGVTRYGSFAIIAGFLCGYPMGGKVTADLVRKQYITWQEGEYLLSFTNNTSPMFIISYVVWQNLKDTSRTMPALLILILSPILCSFLFRIYYRPGARIHSSGCPPLPKAAAASLMDSCIMNGFETITKVGGYIMLFSILIALLQKLPLDHFLFSLLLLPSLEMTTGIPLLCASPLSADTCFVLSLALTSFGGWCSVAQTRSMVQGTRLPITPYIIEKLITTLVTSLLAYTYIRLF; the protein is encoded by the coding sequence ATGAAACGATACTTTACCTCCCTTTGCGTCATCGCGCTGTTTGTCCTTATGCTGCTGTTTCCACAGCCGGTGTTCAAAGGCGCAAGTTCCGGGCTGCTTTTATGGTTCAATGTAATTCTGCCAACCTTACTTCCCTTTATGATCATCTCAAACCTGCTGATCGGTACCCGAGCCATTGATGCCATCTCAAAAGTCTTCGGGCCAGTCATGTGCAGGCTCTTCGGCGTGACCAGATACGGCTCTTTCGCCATCATCGCGGGCTTTCTGTGCGGCTATCCCATGGGCGGAAAAGTGACTGCCGACCTGGTTAGAAAGCAGTACATCACCTGGCAGGAAGGGGAATATCTGCTATCGTTTACCAACAACACCAGCCCTATGTTCATTATCAGCTACGTCGTATGGCAGAATCTAAAGGATACGTCACGCACTATGCCTGCATTGCTGATTCTGATTCTCTCTCCGATCCTATGCAGCTTCCTCTTTCGGATCTACTACCGGCCAGGTGCGAGAATCCATTCCTCCGGATGCCCGCCGCTTCCAAAAGCAGCCGCCGCAAGCCTGATGGATTCCTGCATCATGAACGGATTTGAGACCATCACGAAGGTGGGGGGATATATTATGCTTTTTTCCATTCTGATCGCTTTGCTCCAGAAACTGCCTCTTGATCATTTCCTGTTCTCTCTCCTGCTCCTTCCATCCCTGGAAATGACCACTGGAATCCCTCTGCTGTGCGCCTCGCCCCTGTCCGCAGATACCTGCTTCGTCCTGTCCCTGGCACTTACTTCCTTCGGAGGATGGTGCAGCGTTGCCCAGACCCGGTCCATGGTGCAGGGAACCAGGCTTCCTATCACGCCCTACATAATAGAAAAGCTGATTACCACTCTGGTAACCAGCCTGCTTGCCTATACTTATATTCGATTATTCTAA
- a CDS encoding ATPase, with the protein MSSRIEQIIEEIEEYIDSCKFQPLSTSKIIVNKDQMDELLRELRMKTPDEIKRYQKIIANKDAILADAQAKADSMIEEAQIHTNELVSEHEIMQQAYAQANEIVTAATEQAQQILDNATNDANDIRIGAMQYTDDLLSNAESIIGHTLDSYTTKYDGLVNSLQECYDMVRNNRSELEIPEQSQRGLEAEYGSYEPEPEYDLVDEDDELE; encoded by the coding sequence ATGAGCAGCCGTATTGAGCAGATTATTGAAGAGATTGAGGAGTATATTGACAGTTGCAAGTTCCAGCCGCTGTCTACGTCGAAGATTATCGTGAACAAGGATCAGATGGATGAACTGCTCCGTGAACTTCGCATGAAGACGCCGGATGAGATAAAGAGGTATCAGAAGATTATTGCCAACAAGGATGCGATCCTTGCGGATGCCCAGGCCAAGGCTGACAGTATGATCGAGGAAGCGCAGATCCATACCAATGAGCTGGTCAGCGAGCACGAGATCATGCAGCAGGCGTATGCCCAGGCCAATGAGATCGTGACGGCAGCCACAGAGCAGGCGCAGCAGATCCTCGACAACGCAACGAATGATGCCAACGATATTCGTATTGGCGCGATGCAGTATACAGATGATCTTCTGTCAAACGCAGAGAGCATTATCGGGCATACGCTTGACAGTTATACGACCAAATATGACGGTCTTGTGAATTCCTTGCAGGAGTGTTATGACATGGTTCGCAACAACCGTTCGGAACTGGAGATTCCGGAACAGTCCCAGAGAGGTCTTGAGGCAGAATACGGAAGTTATGAGCCTGAACCGGAATACGATCTGGTTGATGAAGACGACGAATTAGAATAA
- the coaD gene encoding pantetheine-phosphate adenylyltransferase, which translates to MLKGIYPGSFDPVTYGHLDVIERSSKLVDELIVGVLNNKAKSPLFSAEERVRMLNEVTKDMPNVTVVPFEGLLVDFARKMDAGLVIRGLRAITDFEYELQMAQTNHKMEPDVETVFLTTSLDYSYLSSTTVKEVAAFGGDISQFVPGIVADLIEEKMNKRRV; encoded by the coding sequence ATGTTAAAAGGAATCTATCCGGGCAGTTTTGACCCGGTCACTTATGGACATCTGGACGTGATTGAAAGATCTTCAAAATTGGTTGATGAATTAATCGTCGGAGTATTGAATAATAAAGCAAAAAGCCCGTTGTTTTCCGCAGAAGAACGTGTTAGAATGTTAAATGAAGTAACAAAAGACATGCCAAATGTGACGGTAGTTCCATTTGAGGGACTGCTGGTGGACTTTGCCCGTAAGATGGATGCGGGATTGGTTATACGTGGATTGAGGGCAATTACAGACTTTGAATACGAACTGCAGATGGCTCAGACGAATCATAAGATGGAACCTGATGTTGAGACTGTATTTTTAACCACAAGCCTGGATTATTCGTATTTGAGTTCTACCACAGTAAAAGAAGTGGCGGCTTTTGGAGGGGATATTTCTCAGTTTGTACCAGGAATCGTTGCAGACTTGATAGAAGAGAAGATGAATAAAAGGAGAGTGTAA
- the rsmD gene encoding 16S rRNA (guanine(966)-N(2))-methyltransferase RsmD, whose translation MRVIAGSAKRIQLRTLDGMDTRPTTDRIKETLFNMLAPYLYDCMFLDLFAGSGGIGIEALSRGSMETVFVEKNPKAMACIKENLTRTHLEHKAMTMTMDVMTALYKLEGEKQFDYIFLDPPYGKELENRVLEYLADSSLVAAEGVIIVEALKETKFDYVEDLGLNIIKTKEYKTNKHVFIEPSGRKEIC comes from the coding sequence ATGAGAGTGATCGCAGGCAGCGCAAAAAGAATCCAGTTAAGGACGCTGGACGGGATGGATACCCGGCCGACGACGGACCGGATCAAAGAGACTTTGTTTAACATGCTGGCACCATACCTGTATGACTGCATGTTCCTGGACCTATTCGCGGGAAGCGGCGGCATCGGCATCGAAGCGCTGAGCCGTGGAAGCATGGAGACCGTATTCGTAGAGAAGAATCCGAAGGCTATGGCCTGCATCAAAGAAAACCTTACGCGTACCCATCTGGAGCATAAGGCCATGACCATGACGATGGACGTCATGACCGCCTTATATAAGCTGGAGGGAGAAAAGCAGTTTGACTATATATTCCTGGATCCGCCTTACGGGAAGGAACTGGAGAATCGGGTGCTTGAGTACCTGGCAGATTCGAGCCTTGTGGCTGCAGAAGGCGTAATCATCGTAGAGGCGCTCAAAGAGACGAAGTTCGACTATGTGGAGGACTTGGGGCTCAATATTATCAAGACCAAAGAGTATAAGACGAATAAGCATGTGTTTATAGAGCCGTCAGGAAGGAAAGAAATATGTTAA
- a CDS encoding ABC-ATPase domain-containing protein: MKTAEDLRRLLERIDHRSYPAYKDTRGAYQFGKYVLSIDHVQGDPFAAPSRLSVKVPGKVAAFPKELYDKKHKRIALQDYLTRNFWRQTEHYSYQAKGSGKSGVISISRCGQEVLERTACKVDERSGDVTVRFEVGFPANGRTINARELIKILYDYLPPCVDKALCYPSLDPEKARRVMELSVDQAYIRSHLDEMGLVAFIANGSVLPRESGVSQRPMKGGIPFVSPPSMEVTLDLPYRGRIKGMGIRKGVTLIVGGGYHGKSTLLKALETGVYPHIAGDGREYVVTEDTALKIRAEDGRSIKRTDISMFISDLPNGKDTVSFETEDASGSTSQAANVVEGLEAGARTFLIDEDTSATNFMVRDELMQRVIHRDMEPITPFIERVRDLYEIFGISTVIVAGSSGAYFEVADQVVQMDRYVPKEITALAKDAAKEYPKLMLPEEKPARPSFDRMVRSNPGIRSKGRVKLKTLGRDGVMLNHDTIDLRYVEQLVDSEQLTSLGNIVRYLEEKLFDGKRTLGQAIEEMNQRLAAQGLDVLSEGGCVAGNLALPRKQEIYACLNRYRQLRGSGR, encoded by the coding sequence ATGAAGACAGCAGAAGATTTAAGACGGTTATTGGAACGAATAGACCACCGGAGTTATCCGGCCTACAAAGATACAAGGGGCGCATACCAGTTTGGCAAATATGTGCTGTCCATAGACCATGTGCAGGGCGATCCTTTCGCTGCGCCATCCAGATTAAGCGTCAAAGTGCCGGGAAAGGTGGCTGCCTTTCCAAAGGAACTGTATGACAAGAAGCATAAGCGGATCGCGCTGCAGGATTATCTGACCCGGAATTTCTGGAGGCAGACGGAGCATTATTCTTATCAGGCCAAAGGTTCCGGGAAAAGCGGCGTCATATCCATCTCCAGATGCGGACAGGAAGTCCTGGAGAGAACTGCCTGCAAGGTTGATGAAAGAAGCGGGGATGTGACGGTGCGATTCGAGGTAGGCTTTCCGGCAAATGGAAGGACCATCAATGCCAGGGAACTGATTAAGATCTTGTATGATTATCTGCCGCCTTGCGTGGACAAGGCTTTGTGCTACCCCAGTCTGGATCCGGAAAAGGCAAGAAGGGTCATGGAACTATCCGTTGACCAGGCTTATATCCGAAGCCATCTTGATGAGATGGGCCTGGTGGCGTTTATCGCAAACGGATCAGTACTGCCAAGGGAATCCGGAGTATCCCAGCGTCCGATGAAGGGAGGGATACCTTTCGTATCTCCTCCTTCGATGGAAGTGACCCTGGATCTTCCCTATAGGGGAAGGATTAAGGGTATGGGAATCCGCAAAGGGGTTACACTGATCGTAGGCGGAGGATATCACGGGAAATCTACGCTTTTAAAGGCTCTGGAAACAGGCGTATATCCGCATATCGCCGGAGATGGCAGGGAGTATGTGGTTACTGAAGATACTGCGCTTAAAATACGGGCGGAAGATGGAAGAAGCATTAAGCGGACGGATATTTCCATGTTCATAAGCGATCTTCCAAATGGCAAGGATACCGTTTCCTTTGAGACGGAGGATGCCAGCGGAAGCACTTCACAGGCCGCCAATGTAGTGGAAGGCCTGGAAGCGGGTGCCAGGACATTCTTGATCGATGAAGATACCAGCGCTACCAACTTCATGGTGCGGGACGAACTGATGCAGAGAGTCATCCACCGGGATATGGAGCCTATCACCCCTTTCATTGAGCGGGTGAGGGATCTGTATGAGATATTCGGAATATCCACGGTCATCGTGGCCGGAAGTTCCGGGGCATATTTTGAAGTGGCTGACCAGGTGGTGCAGATGGACCGGTACGTGCCAAAAGAGATTACCGCTCTTGCGAAAGACGCGGCCAAAGAGTATCCGAAGCTAATGCTGCCGGAAGAGAAGCCTGCGCGGCCTTCCTTTGATCGCATGGTCAGAAGCAATCCGGGTATCAGGAGCAAAGGAAGAGTCAAGTTAAAGACATTAGGCAGGGACGGCGTGATGCTGAACCATGATACCATTGATTTGAGATATGTAGAGCAGCTGGTGGATTCAGAACAGTTGACCAGCCTGGGGAATATCGTAAGATATCTGGAGGAAAAATTGTTTGACGGCAAGAGAACCCTGGGACAGGCCATTGAAGAGATGAATCAGAGACTTGCAGCGCAGGGGCTTGACGTATTGAGCGAAGGTGGCTGCGTGGCAGGAAATCTGGCGCTTCCAAGAAAGCAGGAGATCTACGCCTGCCTGAACCGATACCGGCAGTTAAGGGGGAGTGGAAGATGA
- a CDS encoding prolyl-tRNA synthetase associated domain-containing protein: MYISEIRTSAPTDERMPLERKMYDTLDKLKIPYEQVDNDPAASMEECAAIDKAIGTQIRKNVFLCNQKKTTFFLLVMPADKAFDTASFSKKLGVSHMSFAPPEKMMEHLGTTPGSASVAGLLMDEDDYVQVIVDKEVAEAEWFGCNPGINTSHLKFKTKDLLNKFLPSIHHRARIVDL, from the coding sequence ATGTATATCAGTGAAATCAGGACATCGGCTCCGACAGATGAAAGAATGCCATTGGAAAGAAAGATGTATGACACGCTGGACAAGTTAAAGATACCATACGAGCAGGTGGACAATGATCCGGCGGCTTCCATGGAAGAATGCGCGGCGATCGATAAAGCCATTGGCACTCAGATCCGCAAAAACGTATTTTTATGCAACCAGAAAAAGACGACCTTCTTTCTGCTGGTAATGCCTGCGGACAAGGCGTTTGACACGGCATCTTTCAGCAAGAAGCTGGGAGTATCCCATATGTCTTTCGCGCCGCCGGAGAAGATGATGGAGCATTTAGGGACGACGCCAGGCTCAGCAAGCGTGGCAGGGCTCCTGATGGATGAAGACGACTATGTGCAGGTAATCGTGGATAAAGAAGTAGCTGAGGCAGAATGGTTTGGATGTAATCCGGGCATCAATACCAGCCACTTAAAATTCAAGACGAAGGATCTGCTTAACAAGTTCCTTCCTTCCATCCACCACAGAGCCAGAATCGTGGATTTATAA